In Allorhodopirellula heiligendammensis, one DNA window encodes the following:
- the serB gene encoding phosphoserine phosphatase SerB, which translates to MNQTETATVTTILFRFTGEDRPGLTASLSDHLAHFGCRVLDVNQAVIHRSLLLGLMVSVPDEVAPDTVIDALRQRASELELKCKHTPIADAAYDVWIGEEGKSRFILTLLSRAVTAEQFAAVSRLVADQGLNIDVITRLSGRPKRITDGGPTRACVEFSLRGDPINPDLLKARLLELSTRLDLDLAWQRDDAFRRIRRVVALDMDSTLLQAEVIDEIAKEAGVGDQVAAVTEAAMRGEIDFDESLRQRVAALAGLPETVLPMIAARLELTEGAETLLSNLKRFGYRTAILSGGFTYFAEHLRARLDIDHVHANELEIVDGKLTGRVVGEIVNAKRKAALLEQLASDMGIDCEQTIAIGDGANDLPMLSRAGLGIAFHAKPIVRESARHQVSTLGLDAVLYMLGVRDRDLV; encoded by the coding sequence ATGAACCAGACCGAAACCGCTACCGTGACCACCATCCTGTTTCGCTTCACCGGCGAAGATCGACCAGGACTCACTGCATCATTATCCGATCATCTGGCACATTTCGGTTGCCGGGTGCTCGATGTCAATCAAGCCGTGATCCATCGCTCGTTACTGCTCGGCCTGATGGTCAGCGTGCCGGATGAAGTCGCACCAGACACCGTCATCGACGCCCTTCGGCAACGAGCAAGCGAACTCGAGCTCAAGTGCAAGCACACGCCGATCGCGGACGCCGCCTACGATGTCTGGATTGGGGAGGAGGGGAAGTCACGTTTCATTCTGACTCTGCTCTCTCGCGCCGTCACGGCGGAACAGTTCGCCGCTGTCAGTCGACTGGTCGCTGACCAAGGACTGAACATCGACGTCATTACCCGACTATCGGGACGCCCAAAACGGATCACCGATGGCGGCCCCACGCGAGCGTGTGTGGAGTTTTCTCTTCGCGGCGACCCCATCAACCCTGATTTACTCAAGGCCCGGTTACTCGAACTATCCACCCGCTTGGATCTCGACTTGGCGTGGCAACGAGATGACGCGTTTCGTCGTATTCGCAGGGTCGTTGCACTCGACATGGATTCGACGCTGTTACAGGCCGAGGTGATTGACGAAATCGCCAAGGAAGCTGGCGTCGGAGATCAAGTTGCTGCGGTGACGGAGGCCGCCATGCGGGGCGAGATCGATTTTGACGAGTCGCTCCGCCAACGAGTCGCGGCCCTCGCAGGACTTCCTGAAACCGTATTGCCCATGATCGCTGCCCGACTCGAGTTGACTGAGGGCGCTGAGACACTGCTATCCAACCTCAAACGATTCGGCTACCGAACGGCAATTCTTTCAGGCGGATTTACGTACTTTGCCGAGCACCTTCGGGCACGCCTCGATATCGACCACGTGCATGCCAACGAACTGGAAATCGTTGATGGGAAACTGACCGGACGCGTCGTTGGAGAAATCGTCAATGCCAAGCGAAAAGCAGCGTTGCTCGAACAACTCGCGTCGGACATGGGTATCGACTGCGAGCAAACGATCGCGATCGGCGATGGTGCCAATGACCTGCCGATGCTCTCTCGAGCAGGGTTGGGTATCGCCTTCCACGCCAAGCCGATTGTGCGTGAATCAGCCCGACATCAAGTCTCGACGCTCGGCCTCGATGCTGTTCTGTACATGCTCGGCGTTCGCGATCGCGATCTCGTTTGA
- the proC gene encoding pyrroline-5-carboxylate reductase produces MKLPQLTVIGGGQMARALVGGMIDQSILDANNLTVVATSQATGQWWQESYPGCRFFTADSPDSRSTAIAQSEIVMLAVKPHILPTVLSGLGTGLAGKLVISVAAGVPLAKLTAGVGHERVVRVMPNTPSLVGEGAAAYCTAADASESDVESIEAMLGSVGYVTEVTESQLDAVTGVSGSGPAYVFLMIEALADGGVAAGLPRKIALELATQTVRGAATMVRDTGEHPGALKDKVCSPGGTTIAAVRVLEQNAIRAALIDAVAASAGRSRELAQ; encoded by the coding sequence ATGAAACTTCCTCAGCTCACCGTCATTGGCGGTGGTCAAATGGCGCGCGCCCTGGTCGGCGGTATGATCGACCAATCCATTCTTGACGCGAACAACCTCACCGTGGTTGCCACCAGCCAAGCAACCGGCCAATGGTGGCAGGAAAGTTACCCGGGATGTCGTTTTTTTACTGCGGACTCACCTGATTCGCGCAGCACAGCGATCGCGCAGAGTGAAATCGTGATGCTGGCAGTCAAACCGCATATCCTTCCCACCGTACTCTCAGGGTTGGGCACCGGCTTAGCGGGCAAACTGGTTATTTCGGTGGCCGCAGGCGTACCATTGGCCAAACTTACCGCTGGCGTGGGGCATGAACGAGTTGTCCGCGTCATGCCAAATACTCCAAGCTTGGTCGGCGAGGGTGCTGCCGCATACTGCACCGCTGCGGACGCCAGCGAGAGTGACGTGGAGTCGATTGAAGCGATGCTGGGCAGTGTCGGCTACGTCACCGAGGTGACCGAGAGCCAGCTCGATGCCGTCACGGGCGTGAGCGGATCCGGACCGGCCTACGTGTTTCTCATGATCGAGGCCCTGGCCGATGGCGGCGTCGCAGCAGGGCTGCCGCGAAAAATTGCCTTGGAACTGGCAACGCAGACCGTACGTGGTGCCGCCACGATGGTTCGCGACACCGGCGAACACCCCGGTGCACTCAAAGACAAAGTTTGCAGCCCGGGGGGAACGACTATTGCCGCGGTCCGGGTGCTCGAACAGAATGCGATCCGCGCGGCACTGATCGACGCGGTTGCCGCATCGGCTGGTCGCAGCCGCGAGTTAGCCCAGTAA